CATCAGAACATGCGAACGCCAGTCAATGTCAAGAGCGGTCTTAAAAATCCTTTTAAAATCGTCAGGAAGCCATTTTATCCCCTGAACTGATCCTGTTTTATGAACAGTATCAATTGCTTCGCGTTTTAGTTCTTCAGATTCTGATGCATTCTTTGCAACCGATTTTACAACCTTATCAAGTTCTCTCTCAAAAATCGGATGCAGAATTTCAAAAGTTTTCTGAACAGTATCCTTTCTTGTGTAGGCATATGAAAATACAGGCTCTATTCCGGATGAGCAGTCAGCAAGAATAGAGATTGTTCCTGTCGGAGCAATTGTTGTAACAGCGGCGTTTCTCACCGCATAATCTTCCCAGGCACTGCCTTTTAATGCCGGAAATTCAGATTTTTCTTCTGAGAGTCTGTGAGATTCATCAATTCCGATTTTGTTTACAAACTCCATTGTATCTTCGCAGAACTTCCTTCCTTCTAGTGAGTCATAAGGGATTCCAAGAATTAAAAGTGCATCATGAACACCCATCAGCCCAAGACCAATTTTTCTGGTTTTCTTTGTAGCTTCTTCAATCTGTGGAATAGGATATACGTTTTTGTCTATTATTTCATCTAAGAAACGGACAGCAAGCCTTGTGCTTCTCTCAAGTGCTGTTTTGTCAAGTTTTCCTTCTATTAAAAATTTTGAAAGGTTAAGAGAGCCTAAAACGCAGGATTCAAAGTGAAAAAGAGGCTGTTCTCCGCAGGGGTTTGTTGTGTCAATCAGTCCTAAATTCGGAGTCATGTTTTTTCTGTTTATCTCATCGTAGAACAAAACTCCAGGCTCTCCATTTGCCCATATTCCGTCAATAATTCCGTTCCAGACTGACCCGACTGTTATCTCCTCACCAGTGTCTGAGTGTTTAATCCAGGTGCGGTCAAACTCTCCTGCCTCAACAAGGCGCATGAACTCATCGTTTACCATAACGGAGATATTAAAATTTGATATATCCCCTTCGTTCTTTTTTGATTCGATAAATTTCAGGATGTCAGGGTGCCAGACATTTAAAATTCCCATGTTGGCACCTCTCCTTCTTCCGCCCTGTTTTATGACATCGGTGGCGGCATTAAACACCTTCATAAAGGAAATAGGCCCTGATGCAACGCCTTCTGTTGAGCATACAGACTCACCTTCGGGTCTTATGTTTGAAAAATTATATCCTGTTCCGCCGCCGGTTTTGTGGATGAGTGCTCCCCATTTGACTGCATCAAATATCTCCTCTATTGAATCGCCGACATAAAGCGTGAAACATGCCGAAAGCTGGCCTAATTTAGTTCCG
The genomic region above belongs to Methanomicrobium antiquum and contains:
- a CDS encoding adenosylcobalamin-dependent ribonucleoside-diphosphate reductase; this translates as MTSSIIDSIIKARYLREGESSFEDICRRVAKAMGKDEKEISDFYEEMASFRFLPNSPTLMNAGTKLGQLSACFTLYVGDSIEEIFDAVKWGALIHKTGGGTGYNFSNIRPEGESVCSTEGVASGPISFMKVFNAATDVIKQGGRRRGANMGILNVWHPDILKFIESKKNEGDISNFNISVMVNDEFMRLVEAGEFDRTWIKHSDTGEEITVGSVWNGIIDGIWANGEPGVLFYDEINRKNMTPNLGLIDTTNPCGEQPLFHFESCVLGSLNLSKFLIEGKLDKTALERSTRLAVRFLDEIIDKNVYPIPQIEEATKKTRKIGLGLMGVHDALLILGIPYDSLEGRKFCEDTMEFVNKIGIDESHRLSEEKSEFPALKGSAWEDYAVRNAAVTTIAPTGTISILADCSSGIEPVFSYAYTRKDTVQKTFEILHPIFERELDKVVKSVAKNASESEELKREAIDTVHKTGSVQGIKWLPDDFKRIFKTALDIDWRSHVLMQAAFQKHVHASISKTINMPNSATKKDIESVLLLAWHEKLKGLTIYRTGSRQSVVLELSSDSDNENKADVNAQGLIQSEKRSERPKELCGKTYLCQSGCCRLYVTVNLLDDVPWEVFIRTVGIGGCEANSNALGRSISTGLQNGVPYQKFIRQFAKVNCVSAIRNKKSEGLSCADVVGKCIDLAASKKQITTLEDWEVSEVSGFGGFEKSKCPECGSTLDFGEGCNNGICKNCGWSGCL